CGGGACACCAGACACCGTGGGCCAGGATCAGGCCGCAACCGTCGAGCAGACCGGCCTCCTCCAGCAGCGTGACAGGGTCGGAGCCCAGTTCGTCGCGGATGTAGCCTGCCTCCCACTGGTTTTCGAGCCAGTGGAGATGGACGCCGGCCTCGTGGTTCCCGGCAGCCTCCGCCACGCGGGCAAGCTGTTCCGGCGGGACCGTGTAGGGCGCGTGGGGGCCCCACTGGACGGTCATGCGGCCCTCGAAGCCGTTCCAGTCGTTGTAGAGCCTTTCCTGTTCCTCCAGGCGGGCGGCGAAATCCGCCTCGTCGCCCTTCCAGATCAGCCCCCGGGAGAGGCCGCAGCGCATGCCGCTCTCCCTGGCGGCCCCGGCCACCTCGTCCATAAAGAAGTACATGTCTCCGAAGGCCGTGACGCCCCGGGAGAGCATCTCCGCCATGGCCTGCATGGAGCCCCAGTAGACATAGTCGCCGTTGAGTCCGGCCTCCACCGGCCAGACCTTCTCCTTGAGCCACTCCATCAGCGGCGCCTCTTCGCCGAGCCCCCGGAGCAGCGTCATCGCCGCATGGGTATGGGTGTTGACGAACCCGGGGAGCACGGCGGTCCGGCCGCGGCCTTCGATCACCTCGTCGCCGTCGCCGGCCCCGGGCTCCATGATAGCGGCGATCCGGCCGCCTTCCAGGGTGATGTCGCAGGGCTTCGCCCGCTCCATGGTGCCGTCCAGGGCCGCCACGTTCCGTAATAGCAATGACATGGCCTTCGCGCCTCCTTTACAGTGAGCGCGGTTACTCGCGCCAGCTTTTCATGTAGGTGAGCTGCTTCTCGGTCATCTCTTCCAGATCTATGCCCATGGCCTCCAGCTTCAGCGCCGCCACCTCCCGGTCGAGCTCCTCGGGGACGGCGTAGAGGCGGGTCTCCAGATCCCGGTTGTGGACATGCAGCGCCGAAAGCAGCTGCAGGGCGAAGCTCAGATCCATGATCTCCACCGGATGGCCGTCGCCGGCGC
This DNA window, taken from Synergistales bacterium, encodes the following:
- a CDS encoding amidohydrolase; protein product: MSLLLRNVAALDGTMERAKPCDITLEGGRIAAIMEPGAGDGDEVIEGRGRTAVLPGFVNTHTHAAMTLLRGLGEEAPLMEWLKEKVWPVEAGLNGDYVYWGSMQAMAEMLSRGVTAFGDMYFFMDEVAGAARESGMRCGLSRGLIWKGDEADFAARLEEQERLYNDWNGFEGRMTVQWGPHAPYTVPPEQLARVAEAAGNHEAGVHLHWLENQWEAGYIRDELGSDPVTLLEEAGLLDGCGLILAHGVWCPEEDIKRLVNRQATIVHNPKSNLKLGSGIAPLTAMLDAGLPVALGTDGAASNNQLDVWAEMRTAALLHKGVRQDPTAVPAKAALRMATLEGNRALGFTDVGLIHQGWEADLQLVDLDQCHYNGWTPENLATYVVYAGDSSDVTHTIVQGRKVYERGVFPELNLMEIRSESARARKELVS